Below is a genomic region from Penaeus vannamei isolate JL-2024 chromosome 18, ASM4276789v1, whole genome shotgun sequence.
TACACAGAGGATGTGGTAtctgctatcttttttttttccattgttagGCTGGACAGCGGAGTATCTGTCATGGTGCAAGTCTTGATGGGATACCAtagttttcttcttactcttctcgcccattctctctctctctctttctcttttttcgctccctccctctctccctcaatctccatctctctctctctctttctttctttctctttttccctccctacctccctccccctccctctccctctctccctctctccctctctctccctccctccctccctccctcctctctctctctctctctctctctctctctctctctctctctctctctctctctctctctctctctctctctctctctctctctccctccccccctccctccctccctcctccctcctccctcctccctcctccttccctccctccttcctccctccttccctccctccctctccctccctccctctccctccctccctcccccctctctctctccctcccacaaaaTGAaaaagcctcccccccctccctaaccccccaatATTCCCTAAAGGACCGCCTGGCCGACCTCAATGTCGTGGAACCGGTAGCTGGTGGCGTCCTGTCTGGTGAGGACATCCACGGCGAGCACGAGGTGGAAGTCCTGCATGTCCACGAGCCACCAGGGGGAGCTGATGTCGTTGGCGCTGTGGTACATCGTCGCCATGTCGTCGTCGACGGCTTTGCTGCAACGCGGTTGAAAGTTCGGGTTTTGAGGTTGGGATTACCAGGTTGGGATTTGGGGGTAGGATTTGGGGTTTGGATTTGGGGTTTGGATTTTAGGTTAGGATTTAGGGTTAGGATTTTAGGTTAGGATTTCGGGTTAGGATTTCGGATTAGGATTTTAGGTTAGGATTTCAGGTTAGGATTTCAGATTAAGATTTCGGGTTAGGATATCAGATTAGGATTTCGGATTAGGATTTCAGATTAGAATTCAGGTTAGGATTTCAGATTAAGATTTTAGGTTAGGATTTCAGATTAGGATTTCAGATTAGGATTTCAGATTAGGATTCAGGTTAGGATTTCAGATTAAGATTTTAGGTTAGGATTTCAGATTAGGATTTCGGGTTAGGATTTCAGATTAGGATATCAGATTAGGATTTCAGATTTGGATTTCAGATTAGGATATCAGGTTACGATTACAGATTAGTATAACAGGTTAGGATTTCAGGTTAGGATTTCAGATTAGGATTTCAGATTTGGATTTCAGATTAGGATTCCTGGGAGCacatttgaattttgaattttagAGCCATATTAAGAATCCAAGACCACTTCTGGAATCATTGTTCTAGATTTGTATTCATTTTAGGATCCCAAAAAACACATTTGAAATGATTATTCTAGAATTATGATTAGATTAAAATTCCAATATCTCTTTTGAAAATCGTAATTCTGAATTTAGATTTAGATTAGCATCGCCAGAACCCAtttgaaatttatatatagatttatatctatattaggACACCGAGAACACATTTGAAGTAATCATTATAGATTTAGAATTAGATTAAAATCCCAAGATCTCTTTTGAATTTTATTTCTGAATTTAGATTAGATTAGTATCCCCAGATCCCATTCAAGATTTATATtttagatttatatctatattaggACATCGGGAACGCATTTGGGGTAATCATTATAGATTTAGATTAGAATCCGAGAATACATCTGAAATAAATAATCGGGATTTATATTTTGACtaggatttcgaaaaaaaaaaatctaaattcacATGCTAGATTTAGATTAGAGTCCGAGAATACATCTGAAATAAATGATCGGGATTTATATTTTGACtaggatttcgaaaaaaaaatctaaattcacATGCTAGATTTAGATTAGAATCCGAGAATACATCTGAAATAAATAATCGGGATTTATATTTAGACtaggatttcgaaaaaaaaaaaaaaaatctaaattcacATGCTAGATTTAGATTAGAATCCGAGAATACATCTGAAATAAATAATCGGGATTTATATTTTGACtaggatttcgaaaaaaaaatctaaattcacatgctagatttagatttagatgaGGGTCCCGAATTCACAGTGCGAATTGAGAATGCGAATTTCCGTTGTTGTTTGAAAGATTATATTCCGGCCATATttcaggaaacaaacaaaaaaacaaacaaacaacaacattaGGAAACCTGGCAACTCACTTCAGAATCAGGAGTCCTCCGATTCTCAACTTTTCGAGAAATAATAAGTAaaggaggaaacaaagaaagaaataatgacaataaaagcaagaaaaaatattgCATATAATTTTCGAAAAGCAAAACCTATGCAAATACAAGAATTAAATGTCAGTTGAAAGGATAAGATAAGGAGTGAGTTGCCATATTGTCTTTTTTGTGATGGGATGCACTATAGCTATTTCTCTCGTATATTTCCAAAAGTATATTAACCGATCATCTTTGAAATGAAGGAATATAATGAGAGGAACGAAGCGAGTAGTAAATGAAGAACCAGGAAAataagacagaaaataagaaaataatacgaGTAGTCAGTAAAAAACAGGTAAGGAAATgtagaagaaaaacaagtaaagtaaaaaaaaaaaaatgacaagggcAATAGTATGTGCGAGCGTGAATTTTTCAGCGCCATATCGGAACGAGATAGTGAAACAAGGCGTTGAAGTCCGCAGAGTTATGCGAGAGATTGGCTCAGTGGGGCAGAAGTTCGGAGATAAGACGGCAAATATCTACACATTACAACACAGATATTAAAACTCAGATAATCGCAAACACAtctaaaaagggagaaaaagcacatacccaaaaatacaaaaaatacaaaaaaacaaaccaaaaaagaacaaagataacataaaaacacacgcacacgccaaaaaaagaagaagaaaaaaaacatacatgcacaaaacCCGATCCGatcacatctaaaaaaaaaagcacatacccaaaaatacagaaaatacaaaaaaaaaacaaaaaaaaacacaaaaccaaaaaagaacaaataacataaaaaaacacgcacacgccccccaaaaaaacatacatacacaaaacccgATCCGATCACATCTAAAAAAAAGCACAtactcaaaaatacaaaaaaaatacaaaaaaaacaaacaaaagaaaaaagaacaaaccaagataacataaaaacacacgcctcccctaaaaaaaacatacatacacaaaacccaATCtgatctttccttccccttcgtccacaaaacaaaacaaaaagaaacaaagataacataaaaacacacgcccccccaaaaaaaaaaaaaaaaaaaaacacaaaaccccaATCcgatctttccttccccttcgtccACACGCACCTCGCTACTTCTCCATAATAGGCTAGAGTCGCCTCCACTGGCTTCCCACGAGAGACATCCTGAAGGAGGGTCGAGTTGCTGGCGTGGAACCTGGCGAAGGTCTGTGACTTGAGGTTCTGTCCGAGTCCTACGCCGCGCATGTCACAGAGACCTCCTGAAGGAAAGGGACTTGTAAGGTGGagcaaaagatagagaaaagttttaaaaaataaagaaagaaatgaataaggaaaggggaaaagaaagagagaaaacggaaaaaattgGCTTTAAATAATTTTGAGTTCGTACAACCTTGTAATACGAGGTAGAGGAAggttaaacaaatagatagataaattaattaaatgaataagtaaaggaaaaaaagagaaaaaggaaaaatagatataacTTTGAAAGTAAAACCTTGTAATATGGgctgagagatagaggaaagtaaaaaaataaaaaataaaatcaagaaggaaaaagaacgaaaaaaagaaaaatgacataacacaaatagataaagaaaaggaaattgaaaacgaaagaaagaaagaaaagaaggaaagaaaagaaaggaagtagaaaaaagaaagaaaagacagaaagcaaagagagaaagaaaaaaaagaaaaatagataaagaaaccaagtaaggaggaaaaaaggaagaaaaagaaatgagaaaaaaaggaaaaagaaaataaaaaaacggaagaGCGAATCTACacaaagcgaagagaagaagagaaaaaccgaAACAAAGAccctaaataaacaaacaattaaacaaacaaacaaacaaacgaaacaaagagactaaacaaacaattaaacaaacaaacaaacaaacaaagacgaaaCACGCACCTGAGAAAATGAAGGCGAGACCGGAGAGGTGTTGGCACAACGAggcacaaaggaagaaaaagaaatgaaaaaaaagaaaaaaagaaaataaaaaacggaagAGCGAATCTACacaaagcgaagagaagaggagaaaaaacgaaacaaagagagtaaataaacaattaaacaaacaaacaaacaaacgaaacaaagagactaaacaaacaattaaacaaacaaacaaacaaagacaaacaaaagagaaaaaacgaaacaaagagactaattaaacaaacaaacaaacaaacaaacaaacaaagacgaaaCACGCACCTGAGAAAATGAAGGCGAGACCGGAGAGGTGTTGGCACATCGAGGCACAAAGCACACTGGACGCCGCCGCCCTctcgactctccctccctcaggaaTGCAGTTCAGGGGCCGGCTCACCATCGGGAGGTCTTCGTCAGGAGCGACTTCCCCGTCAGTAGGCAGGACGAAGGGCGCCGCCAGCAACCCCAAGGACGCGAGAGCAAAGGACGCCCGGGAGACACCAAACAACATCTTCTctggcttagaaaaaaaaaacaaaaaaaaaaaaaaaccgtctaTACGTTATCTctgtgcttaaaaaaaaaaaaaaaataaataaaaataaataaaaagatcccGTCTATTCGTTTCGTTGCAGTTCGGTAAAGGTAAATTACCTGGAATAcattaatacaaaaatataatgcGCGTTTTGTATTTTACGTAAAATTCCCCAGGATGCTCTGAGGTATCCAGCGTTTTGCGGATAATTCACTCGAAAATTGCTGAAGAGTgaaaacatacaacatacatacgttttcaatataaaacaaatctaaccatgtttttttcatttattttcttattttctattattattgtttttttacaaTTACCAATCGCGCACCAAGGAACACCTCAAAgagatgatactgatgacaaagTCCCATTAATTCTAGAAACATTTGTTATTGCATACCAAACATcaatatctagatatatacatcaaaatctatctgtctgtctagctatctatcttaaATGCccgcctatctatctacttacggatctatctatctaactatctacgtATCTAAATACCCACATACGTATCTATTTACttaccaatctacctatctattacaCCCCCGCAAGTATCTATATAAAAGGATATGAGAGaacactcccacccccctcaccacacacgctacacaagcacaaacacacacctaactTCATTAAACTTCACAGATATAT
It encodes:
- the LOC138864832 gene encoding uncharacterized protein, whose protein sequence is MLFGVSRASFALASLGLLAAPFVLPTDGEVAPDEDLPMVSRPLNCIPEGGRVERAAASSVLCASMCQHLSGLAFIFSGGLCDMRGVGLGQNLKSQTFARFHASNSTLLQDVSRGKPVEATLAYYGEVASKAVDDDMATMYHSANDISSPWWLVDMQDFHLVLAVDVLTRQDATSYRFHDIEIRVGTKPRIGQDFSTWALLGEYQGPYTVAEGRLNFTSDSGLCGRYVVIHKTSTDTDHLQLRDVKVYVQRP